GCGGGGTCTACGCCCGACAGGTCCAGCTGCGCGCGAATCCGCGCGATGCGCCAGCGGCCGCGCTCGTTGCGCCGCACCTCTACCTCCACCTCCGCCGCCACCTCGGCCGCGGCCCGGCTGCGTTCCAGGCAGTAGCGAAGGCTGCTGGCCAGGCAGTGGCCCAGGGCCGTGGCCACCAGCCGCGCGGGGTTCGGCCCCGCCCCCTCGCCCAGGGGCGGAGGCTCGTCCACCACCAGGGTCCACTCCGGTCGGTCCATCTCCACCCGGAACCGGTACCCGCCCTCGGGCCGCAGGGCCACGTGGGCCCGCATCACCTCCGACATCTCCCCGCCTCCCTGGCTGCGCCCTTCAGGTCCTCGCCCGGCCGCAGGTGTTGACCCCCAGCAGCGCCCACAGGGGGCACCAGCCCACGACGCCGGTGATCAAGCCCGCCGCCGCCACCACGTACAGCACGTACCCGAGCGCGGTGGCGCCCTGCCGCAGGGCCAGCAGCAGCGCCACCAGCC
The nucleotide sequence above comes from Armatimonadota bacterium. Encoded proteins:
- a CDS encoding DUF2892 domain-containing protein, coding for MRACNAGTVDRIVRVVVGLVALLLALRQGATALGYVLYVVAAAGLITGVVGWCPLWALLGVNTCGRART
- a CDS encoding OsmC family protein: MSEVMRAHVALRPEGGYRFRVEMDRPEWTLVVDEPPPLGEGAGPNPARLVATALGHCLASSLRYCLERSRAAAEVAAEVEVEVRRNERGRWRIARIRAQLDLSGVDPAQQPAVDRCLKLFEDFCIVTASVRQGIPVDVQVRLDGEPVADPEMGEQTTV